The Nitratidesulfovibrio sp. DNA segment TCGACCTTTCCGACGCCCGGCTGGTGCTGGACGGGCAATCCGTATCGGGCAACGTTTCGCGCATTTCGGGCCAGCGCCCCCTGTGGCGGTTCAGCCTGCACGCCGATGCCTTCGACGCGGACCGCTATCTGGCCCCCCGCCAGGCAGACCCTGTGCCCGGCGAGCCGGAACCCGTGCCTTCCAACGATCCGCTGCACTATGCGTGGTTGCGTGCCTTCGATGCCGATGGACGCGTGTCAGTGGGACGCGGCACGTTCAAGCAACTGCACTTCAACGGGTTTACCGCGCCCATTCTGCTGCGTGACGGGCAGCTGGAGATTGGTCCCATCGCCTCCGGCTTCTATGGCGGCACACTGGGCGGCAGCATTCGCGCCACGGCGGGCGACGCGCTGGTCACCCGTCTTGTGCTGGATGCGCGCGACTTCGACCTGGAACCGGTGGGGCTGCGCTTTGCGGGCAAGGACTACGTGGGCGGCAAGGCCCTGCTGGTGCTGGACGTGCAGGGGCCCCTGCGCACCGAACTGGACATGCCCGCCGCCCTTTCCGGCACCTGGGCCTTCGAGGTGCACGACGGCTTCTACAGCACGCGCGGCAAGTCGAGCACGCCGGAAAAGTCCAAGACCCCGTTCTCAGAGGCGCGAGCCAGCGGTTACATGCGCACCGGGGTGCTGCACAACGAGGATTTCACCCTGAACAGCCTGTTGCTGACCATGGTGGGGCGGGGTTGGGTGGACCTTGCGAAGAAGCGCATCGACTACACCACCGACGTTTCGCTGGTGCGGGTGCCCACCTTTCCCATCCGCTTTCACGGCGACCTGCGCAAGCCGGAAACCAGCGTGCGCCAGACCGGCATCGTCACCGGCACCCTGGGGAATCTCGGCAGCACCGTGTTCGACCTGTTGGGCGGGGTCATCGGCATGCCGTTGCGGGTGCTGGAAGGCTTGCAGGACGCTGCGCGCGGCAACGGCACGACGCCCAACGGGCAACAGTCCGGGCAGCAGTCCGGCCAGCAGTCCGGGCAGCAGTCCGAGCAATAGACCGGGGGACACCCGGCGGGGCGACGGTCCTGCGGACGGCCGCCGGCAGGAACCCGTGGGTTCACCAGCCGGGTAACCTGCGCTGCCGGGGCCGGATGCCCTTCGCCTTCCCGTTTCCTCTCCCTTGTTCCCCCCTCCCTTGCACCTCCGTATTTCCCTGCGCTCTTCCCTCTTTCTTCCGCCGTTGCACACGTGCAGCCGGGTTGCGCGTTTTTCCTGTGTGTGCAATTTTATGCACACCAGGGCGGTGAGTTGTGCCGTTTGTGCAAGGTGTTTTTCGTAACTACCCGGAAACACGTTGTGCACGAGTTGGCACGAGGTTTTCATGCCAGTCCCCACGCCCGGCGTCTTGTGCAGCCGGGCTCGCATATCCCCAAGGACATTCCATGGACATTGCCGACAAGAACACCGAGCGCAGCACCCTGATCATCGCGGTGATGGCGCTGGTGACCATCGGGCTCTCGCTCATCGTTTCCACCGGGCAGACCCTGAACCGCCAGGAAGAGGCGGGCACACAACACCTCATCCTTACCGCCCGCTCGGTGTTGCAGGCGGTGGAAACCTCACTGCGGCGCGGGCTGTTCATGCGGCCCAACGGCCCCGGCCTGTTCAGCCCAGGCACGGCGGAGCTGTTCCGCGAACTGGAGCAGAGTGGCGACGTGCTGTTCGTGGGCATCATCGACCGGCAGGGGGGGCGGGTGCTGACCTCGCGCCCCACGCAGGAGTCGGGCGGCACACTGGTCTTTCCGCCCGAGGCATTGCAGGATCTGGCCCAGAAGGGCGAATGGCATGGCCGCGCCACCTTCGGCAAGCTGAGTGCCTACGTGTACGGCAAGCGCATCCTGCCGCGCAGCCATACCCTGCTGCACGACCCGGAACTGGATGACGGCGAGCAGGTTCGCCCGGAGGCGGGGGGCGACGGAGGGGGGCCGCATGGTCCCAACTCGTCTGGCCCGTCTGGCCTGTCTGGTTCGCCCGGTTCGCCCGGTTCTTTCGGTCAGGGCGACTTTGCCTCGGACGATCCCGACCAGTTGCCCACCTTTCTGGTGGTGGGGCTGGACATGGCCAAGCACCTCGCCGTGTATCGGGGCTTTCGCCAGAACGCGCTGTTCCAGGCGGCGTACATCCTGGCGGCGGCGGTGTTCATCTGGGTGCTGACCATGAGCTTCCTGAAGCGCCGCGAGCAGGCGGGCCGTGCCGCCGTGCTGGAGCGATTCCAGGCCCGGCTGGTGGACAACCTGCCCGACGGCCTGCTGACCATCACCCAGGACAACGTGGTGCGCGCGGCCAACCCGGCGGCCCATGACATCCTGAAGGCCCGCGACGGCAGTCTGGCGGGCACCGACGTGGCCGACCTGCCTCCCGAAATCGCCGGATGCATCGCGGGACCGGACAGCGGTGCCACGCCCGGCTGGGCCAACCGCACCGTGGACGGCGCGCACCTGGAAATCCTTACCCTGCCCATTCGCGAAAGCGACGAGGAACACGACCGCCTCGTGATCATTCGCGACCGCACCCAGATCCGCGAACTGGAAAAGAGCCTGAGCGAGGCGGAAAAACTGGCCGCCGTGGGCACCCTGGCCGCCGGGGTCGCGCACGAGATACGCAACCCGCTTTCCGCCTTGCGGGGGTTTGCCCAGTATTTCGCCAAGAAGCTGGCGGGCAAGCAGCCGGACGAAAACTACGCCCAGACCATGGTGCGCGAGGCCGATCGCCTGAACCGGGTCATCACCGACCTGCTGTACCTGGCCAGGCCGCGCGCCATTGAGCCGCGCGAGGTCAGCCTGGGCCAACTGGCGGCGGAACTGGAAAGCCTGGTCCGCTTCGATGCGGGCAAGCTGGGGGTGCACATGCGCACCAGCCTGGGACCCGACCTGGTCATGGCCGACGAGGACGCCCTGAAGCAGGCCCTGCTGAACCTGGTCCTGAACAGCCTGGACGCGCTGGCGCAGTGCCCGCAACCCGTCGGTGGCGGCGGGCGCGAGGTCCACATCTCGTCCATGGCTGCTGACGGCGGTGTGTGGGTGTTCGTGCGCGACACCGGGCCGGGCATGAGCCGCGAGCAGCGCGAGCAGGCCTTTGAGCCGTTCTACACCACCAAGAAGAAGGGCACCGGCCTTGGCCTTGCCCTGGTGCACAAGACCATGCGCGACCACGGCGGCCGGGCGCAGATAGATTCCGAGGTGGGGCGCGGCACCACGGTGGCGCTGTTCTTTCCGGGGGCGGCATCTGCCGCCCGGCCCGGCAGGCACGGTGAGCAGAACGGCGCCGATGCCCAGGACGCAAGGGACGCCCAACGAGGCGGTGACCCGCTGGACCATGGCGCGGACATTCCGGCGGGCAATTGCCCCGGCGCGGCGGCCTTCGACATGGCCAAGACCCATGAGGGAGGACCCGACGGCACCACGCCGGGCAAGGACGCCCGGAACGAGGACGGCCACGGACACTCCGCGAAGTCTCCGGCGGAACAATCCCCGGCAGGCCAGGCCGCCACGGATACGGTCATCGACATAACCGAGGACAAATGATGAAGCGACTTCTGGTCATCGACGACGAACCCGGCCACCGCCTGATGGTCCGCGCTGTCATGCCGGGCGCGGGCAACCGTGCTGCCAGCACCGAGGAAACGAGATGAAGCGACTTCTGGTCATCGACGACGAACCCGGCCACCGCCTGATGGTCCGCGCTGTCATGCCGGGCGCGGGCAACCGTGCTGCCAGCACCGAGGAAACGAGATGAAGCGACTTCTGGTCATCGACGACGAACCCGGTCACCGCCTGATGGTCCGCGCTGTCATGGAGGACAGCGGCTGGAACGTGGAAGAGGCCGGTTCCGGCGAGGAAGGCCTGGAACTGCTGGCCCAGGACCGCGTGAACGTGGTGCTGCTGGACATGCGCATGCCCGGCATGGACGGGCAGGAGACCCTGGCCCGCATTCAGGAGATGTATCCCGGTCTGCCCGTGGTCATGCTGACCGCCTTCGGCACCGTGGGTTCCGCCGTGGTGGCCATGAAAAAGGGCGCCTTCGACTACCTGACCAAGCCTGCCGACAACGAGGAACTGACCGCCGTGCTTGAGAAGGCCTGGGACTTCGGCAGGCTGCTGGAAGAAAACGAGAACCTGCGCCGCCGCCTGAGCGACGACGACCCCACGGCGCCCATCGTGGGGGCCAGCCAGGCCATGTGCCGGGTGCGCGACTTCATCCGCCAGGCTGGCCCCAGCGAGGCCACCATCCTGGTCATGGGCGAATCGGGCACCGGCAAGGAGCTCATCGCCCAGGGCCTGCACGATGCCAGCAACCGTGCCGACCAGCCGCTGGTGAAGGTGAACTGCGCGGCCCTGCCCGGCCATCTGCTGGAAAGCGAACTTTTCGGGTACATGAAGGGGGCGTTCACCGGGGCCGTGCGCGACAAGCCGGGGCGCTTCCAACTGGCGCGCGGCGGCACGCTGTTTCTTGACGAAATAGGCGAACTGCCCCTGGAATTGCAGTCCAAGCTGCTGCGCGCCCTGCAGGAGCGCGTGGTGGAACCCCTGGGGGCGGTACGCCCGGTGCCCGTGGACGTGCGCATCATCGCCGCCACCAACCGCGACCTCAGGCGCGCGGCGGAAGCGGGCGAATTCCGCGAGGACCTCTTTTTCCGGCTCAACGTGCTGGAGGTGGTTTCCCCACCCCTGCGCGACCGGCTGGAGGACCTGCCCATGCTGGCCGGGCGGCTGCTGGAACGGCTGTGCCGCAAGAACAAGAAGGGCATCCGCAGCGTGAGTCCGGAATTTCTCGACGCACTGATGCGCTATTCCTGGCCCGGCAACGTGCGCGAACTGGAAAACGTGCTGGAGCGGGCGTTGATTCTCAGTCGCTCGGACACCCTGGGGCCGGACTCGCTGCCCGCGCAGGTGCTGGCGGAACGCCCAGATCGGTTGGACCGGCCGGATCGTTTGGACAGGCCGGATCGGTTGGACAGGCCGGACAGGTTGGACAGGCCGGACAGGTTGGACAGGCCGGACAGATCGGACCGGGCGGAACGTTGGGACAGGGCACAGGACAGGGCACAGGAACGCCAGCGGTCCGACAGGCCAGACATGTCTGACAGATCAGGCGCGGTTGACCGTCCCTTCGAGCGGCAGGGCAGGGGGTGGGGACCGGACACAATGCCCGGTGCGCAACGCGGCGATGCGGGCTGGCCCGGAGAGGGCGACGGCCCCATGTCAGGGGGCTACGGTGGCGGGGTGCCGGGGGCATACCCCGGCTCGTTGGACGACGCGGAGCGCGACGCCCTGCTGCGCGCGCTGGAAGTGCACGGCGGACATCGGGAACGCACGGCCGATGCGCTGGGTATCAGTCGGCGTACCCTGCAATACAAGCTGAAGAAGTTCGGGTTGATCCGGCGCGGCATGTAGCCCGCCAGGAGGCGTCATGAGCGGGTTGCGGCGAGTTTTCGTTGTTGCGGTGCTTGCTGTCGCGGCGGGCATCATGTCCGGGTGTTCCGGCGCAAGCATGCGGGCCTCGTCCCTGCTGGAGCAGGGGCGGTACGCAGAGGCGGCCACGGCGTATGCCCAGGTGAGTGCGGAAAATCCGTCCGACTGGCGGGCCGGGGTGCGCCATGGGTACGCCCTGTACCGGCTGGGCGACTACACCGCCGCCCGCGCCGTGCTGGCGCCGTTGATGGACGACTGGCGCCCGGCGGAATATGCGCGGTTCTGGTCGGGCATAGCGGCCATTGCCGCGCGCGACGGCGATGCGGCCCGCGCGGCGTGGGGCGGCTGGAGCACGGACAGGCTGGAGGTGCTGCGGGCGGTGCGCCCGCGCGTCGCGCTGCTGCGCAGCGACGAATTGGCCCTGGGACCACAGGCGGCGGACATGTACGCGCGCGAGGCCGCCCAGGCCAACGCCCTGGAAGAGATGAAGCGTTCGCGCGACATGTTCCGCCGTGGCATGGACAAGGGCGACGTGCCCGATCCGGCGCAGCCGCCTTCTCCCGTGGAATACCTGCCGTAGGGGCACCCCGGTTGCTGTCGGCTGGCGATCGGGATGGGATTGGGGCGTGAGCCGGATCCGACGCCATAACGGACGAAGCGCAAAAACGCATGGCAGTATGAAAAACCACCCGGAAAGGGTGGTTTTTCATTTCGCACGCCGATGACGAAGCCACCGGGAAGGCTATCCACTTGCGTACGTGGGGCGTGTTGCCGTACGCTGGCAGACGAACCTCGGCACCACGTCCGCATCCCGGTCGGGATGTTCTCCTGCGGCGTGGCCCGGCAAGCCGTCACGAGTGTCCCATGAGCCAGTCCCCCCTCCCTCTCGTATTCGACATCGACGGAGTACTGCACCGCCTGCAGGGCGACCGCGAATTCCTTGCGCTGTTGCTCGACACCTTCCTGCCCGATTTCACCGACCGGCTGGCCAAGATGCAGGCCGCCCTGGGTGAAGGGCGGTTGGACGATCTTGCGCGCCTTGCCCACAGTCTGAAAGGGGCGTCGGCCACCATCGGCGCATCACGCCTGCACCATCGGGCCGCAGCCCTGGATCAGGCCTGCCGCAACGAGGACATGGCGACCGCCCGGCTGGAATGGCTGGGCCTGCTGGAAGATGCAGAAGCCACGCGTGCCAGCATAACGGCGTGGCTGGCGGCCAACAGAACCTGACCGCGCGGCGGGGTCCGGCGGGGTTCGGAGGGAGCGGGCGGCAACGGCGACCCGGTGATCCGACCGAAACCGGACCGCATCAGGATGCGTTGCCGTCCTCGAAGCATCCTTCCGGGCAAAAGGCCATCAGTTCGGTAAGCACCCCGTCCGGGGCCACGTCGCTGACCAGAAATGGCCGTTCGTCCCCTTCGCGCCACCCGACAATGTCGGGGGCCAGTTCCGTGCATGCCCCACACCCGCTGCAATCACCCGGCGAAAGCAGCACCTCCCTGAAACCGCTCGGCGCGGTGGCCGTGTCCTGTTGCGCGTGCGTTGCCGCAGTCGAATCCTGACGATTGATCATGTGGCCTCCCCAGGCGCGATGGCGCGCCCATCCTTCGATATGGCCGATACAGGCAACTATGCCCGATACAGGAACCATGGCAGTCATCAGGCAGCCATGGGAGTCATCAGGCAACCATGGCCGGTATCAGGGAACCATGGCCTGCATCAGGGAACTATGGTCGGTCCGGGGGCATGGCAAGGGCAGGCGGAGGCGTCATGCAGCCTACCGGGGCCCGACGCGGGCGGTGGAACGAAAAAAGGGGCACGACATCTGTCGTGCCCCGTCGCATGCATGGCGCCAGATACGCTTCAGGCGTGCCGAAGAGCTAGGGGATGAGGTCCTCGTACACCTTGCCCACCAGCTTTTCGGAGGGGGTCAGGGTACGGGCGCCGGGTTCCCAGCGGGCGGGGCAGGCTTCTGCCGGATGGTCGCGCAGGTGCTTGTTGGCCTGCATCTTGCGCACCAGTTCGGCGGCGTTGCGGCCCACGTTGTAGAAATTCACCTCGGAGCTGACCAGGGTGCCTTCCGGGTTGATGATGAAAGTGCCGCGCAGGGCGATGCCCGCGCCTTCATCGTACACGCCGAAGTAGCGCGCAACGGTTCCGGTGGGGTCGGCGGCCATCTGGTAGCGCACGTTTTCCAGCAGGCGTTCGGAATTGCGCCAGGCAAGGTGGGCGAACTTGGTGTCGGTGGACACCGAGATCACTTCCACGCCCATGTCCTTCAGCGCCGCATGGCGCTCAGCAAGGTCGGCAAGTTCGGTGGGGCACACGAAGGTGAAGTCGGCGGGGTAGAACACCAGCACGGTCCACTTGCGGTCCTGCTGCAACTTTTCGAGGGAAATCTGGCCGAAGGAACCTTCGGTGGGGTC contains these protein-coding regions:
- a CDS encoding sigma 54-interacting transcriptional regulator, translated to MKRLLVIDDEPGHRLMVRAVMEDSGWNVEEAGSGEEGLELLAQDRVNVVLLDMRMPGMDGQETLARIQEMYPGLPVVMLTAFGTVGSAVVAMKKGAFDYLTKPADNEELTAVLEKAWDFGRLLEENENLRRRLSDDDPTAPIVGASQAMCRVRDFIRQAGPSEATILVMGESGTGKELIAQGLHDASNRADQPLVKVNCAALPGHLLESELFGYMKGAFTGAVRDKPGRFQLARGGTLFLDEIGELPLELQSKLLRALQERVVEPLGAVRPVPVDVRIIAATNRDLRRAAEAGEFREDLFFRLNVLEVVSPPLRDRLEDLPMLAGRLLERLCRKNKKGIRSVSPEFLDALMRYSWPGNVRELENVLERALILSRSDTLGPDSLPAQVLAERPDRLDRPDRLDRPDRLDRPDRLDRPDRLDRPDRSDRAERWDRAQDRAQERQRSDRPDMSDRSGAVDRPFERQGRGWGPDTMPGAQRGDAGWPGEGDGPMSGGYGGGVPGAYPGSLDDAERDALLRALEVHGGHRERTADALGISRRTLQYKLKKFGLIRRGM
- a CDS encoding Hpt domain-containing protein — translated: MSQSPLPLVFDIDGVLHRLQGDREFLALLLDTFLPDFTDRLAKMQAALGEGRLDDLARLAHSLKGASATIGASRLHHRAAALDQACRNEDMATARLEWLGLLEDAEATRASITAWLAANRT
- a CDS encoding ATP-binding protein — encoded protein: MDIADKNTERSTLIIAVMALVTIGLSLIVSTGQTLNRQEEAGTQHLILTARSVLQAVETSLRRGLFMRPNGPGLFSPGTAELFRELEQSGDVLFVGIIDRQGGRVLTSRPTQESGGTLVFPPEALQDLAQKGEWHGRATFGKLSAYVYGKRILPRSHTLLHDPELDDGEQVRPEAGGDGGGPHGPNSSGPSGLSGSPGSPGSFGQGDFASDDPDQLPTFLVVGLDMAKHLAVYRGFRQNALFQAAYILAAAVFIWVLTMSFLKRREQAGRAAVLERFQARLVDNLPDGLLTITQDNVVRAANPAAHDILKARDGSLAGTDVADLPPEIAGCIAGPDSGATPGWANRTVDGAHLEILTLPIRESDEEHDRLVIIRDRTQIRELEKSLSEAEKLAAVGTLAAGVAHEIRNPLSALRGFAQYFAKKLAGKQPDENYAQTMVREADRLNRVITDLLYLARPRAIEPREVSLGQLAAELESLVRFDAGKLGVHMRTSLGPDLVMADEDALKQALLNLVLNSLDALAQCPQPVGGGGREVHISSMAADGGVWVFVRDTGPGMSREQREQAFEPFYTTKKKGTGLGLALVHKTMRDHGGRAQIDSEVGRGTTVALFFPGAASAARPGRHGEQNGADAQDARDAQRGGDPLDHGADIPAGNCPGAAAFDMAKTHEGGPDGTTPGKDARNEDGHGHSAKSPAEQSPAGQAATDTVIDITEDK
- a CDS encoding tetratricopeptide repeat protein — encoded protein: MSGLRRVFVVAVLAVAAGIMSGCSGASMRASSLLEQGRYAEAATAYAQVSAENPSDWRAGVRHGYALYRLGDYTAARAVLAPLMDDWRPAEYARFWSGIAAIAARDGDAARAAWGGWSTDRLEVLRAVRPRVALLRSDELALGPQAADMYAREAAQANALEEMKRSRDMFRRGMDKGDVPDPAQPPSPVEYLP
- a CDS encoding redoxin domain-containing protein, producing the protein MSCPTQQEYPALATVGRAVKPFTLETYDPTEGSFGQISLEKLQQDRKWTVLVFYPADFTFVCPTELADLAERHAALKDMGVEVISVSTDTKFAHLAWRNSERLLENVRYQMAADPTGTVARYFGVYDEGAGIALRGTFIINPEGTLVSSEVNFYNVGRNAAELVRKMQANKHLRDHPAEACPARWEPGARTLTPSEKLVGKVYEDLIP